The Pyrus communis chromosome 9, drPyrComm1.1, whole genome shotgun sequence genome has a segment encoding these proteins:
- the LOC137745480 gene encoding heavy metal-associated isoprenylated plant protein 34-like, with amino-acid sequence MSKQEVMKLQTCVFKVNIDCDGCKHKIKKLLQKIDGVYTTSIDAEHSKVTVTGNVDPHTIIKKLEKKGKHAELWGGSKGSNFNQAQLKNVAMPVQNAKGGGHQQQPPKGGGGHQQQPQKGRGGNQQQHQQMKGGNGNVMKVPQKAQKSVKFNLPEAEDFDGSDFDEFDDEFDDEFDDDEFDDEDYDDEEELDHGHHQMAKNKVMGNIVNGAQGGGPYGKMMPMVGANHGHGPHGPAGMMNMHVMNDKKLGGGGGGGGGSAKKGGVIDFPVQMKGMGGNNEKKNGKDGNGGKKGGGNSKGGDKKQGGKNKKEGKDGKKGGGLLGWLSRSTSIGRGGSKDEKGKGKGNGSKKGGGKDGKNDFHEIDFKGKDTKGGKGGKGGKESKEGKNGKGAKEGKGGKGAKGGDDGEDIRQMGYMGQKGQMGQMGQMGHMGNMGQMGQRPQMGQMGQMGSYPMGQMGNFPAVQGLPAQAMMNGGGGYYQGGMGPGNPYNQQQQQYLAMMMNQQRAAANGGNDMYHPMMYTRPQPPPMNYMPQQPMPSGPPSDPYANYFSDENPNGCSIM; translated from the exons ATGAGTAAACAGGAAGTGATGAAGCTTCAG ACCTGTGTTTTCAAAGTTAACATTGACTGTGATGGTTGCAAGCACAAGATAAAGAAATTGCTGCAAAAAATTGATG GTGTGTACACAACAAGTATAGATGCAGAACATAGCAAGGTGACTGTTACGGGGAATGTTGATCCACACACAATCATCAAGAAACTTGAAAAGAAGGGGAAACATGCGGAACTCTGGGGGGGCTCAAAGGGTTCAAATTTCAATCAAGCCCAGCTGAAGAACGTGGCAATGCCGGTACAGAATGCGAAAGGCGGGGGACACCAGCAACAACCACCAAAGGGCGGAGGAGGCCACCAGCAACAACCGCAAAAGGGCAGAGGAGGCAACCAGCAACAGCACCAACAAATGAAAGGAGGTAATGGTAATGTTATGAAGGTGCCTCAGAAGGCCCAGAAGTCTGTGAAGTTCAATCTGCCGGAGGCGGAGGACTTTGACGGTAGCGATTTCGATGAGTTTgatgatgaatttgatgatGAGTTCGAtgatgatgagtttgatgatgAAGATTATGATGATGAGGAAGAGCTTGATCATGGACATCATCAGATGGCTAAGAACAAGGTGATGGGTAATATTGTAAATGGGGCACAAGGAGGAGGGCCATATGGGAAAATGATGCCAATGGTGGGTGCTAATCATGGGCATGGCCCACATGGGCCTGCTGGGATGATGAATATGCATGTGATGAACGACAAAAAGTTAGGTGGTGGGGGCGGCGGTGGGGGAGGGTCTGCCAAGAAAGGCGGGGTAATTGATTTCCCTGTGCAAATGAAAGGTATGGGTGGAAATAATGAAAAGAAGAATGGCAAGGATGGAAATGGCGGAAAGAAAGGCGGTGGAAATAGCAAGGGTGGGGACAAGAAACAAGGgggtaaaaataagaaagagggCAAAGATGGCAAAAAAGGAGGTGGGTTGCTAGGGTGGCTCAGCCGGAGTACAAGTATCGGACGCGGCGGTTCCAAAGACGAGAAAGGCAAAGGCAAGGGCAATGGAAGCAAAAAGGGCGGGGGCAAAGATGGAAAAAATGATTTTCATGAGATTGatttcaaaggaaaagataccaaaggagggaaaggagggaAAGGTGGAAAGGAAAGCAAGGAGGGCAAAAATGGAAAAGGAGCCAAAGAGGGCAAGGGAGGGAAAGGCGCCAAaggtggtgatgatggtgaggATATCCGGCAAATGGGTTACATGGGCCAAAAGGGACAAATGGGCCAAATGGGTCAAATGGGTCATATGGGAAATATGGGTCAGATGGGGCAGAGACCTCAAATGGGTCAGATGGGTCAAATGGGTAGCTATCCAATGGGGCAGATGGGTAATTTTCCTGCAGTACAAGGACTGCCTGCACAGGCAATGATGAACGGCGGAGGAGGATACTATCAAGGCGGTATGGGTCCCGGAAACCCGTATaatcagcagcagcaacaatACTTGGCCATGATGATGAATCAACAGAGAGCAGCAGCCAACGGTGGGAATGATATGTACCATCCGATGATGTACACCCGCCCGCAGCCGCCGCCGATGAACTACATGCCCCAACAGCCAATGCCATCAGGACCTCCATCTGATCCTTATGCCAACTACTTCAGTGATGAGAACCCTAATGGTTGTAGTATCATGTAG
- the LOC137744688 gene encoding gamma conglutin 1-like, which produces MASFLPNLLLLFSCFSLLIFTSVATVKTRPQIPIKPDKLVLKVQKDGATNLHVAQIYKRNPPVQFPFVVDLNGRFLSVNCENQYLSSGYNAPVCHSTQCARANPNSQMTCRTCSSSRTPLGCHSNACGLMTTNPVTRQSAMGELAQDVLSIPSTQGSSPGPMVQVPQFLFACAPSNIMQKGLPKNVQGFAGLGHSPISLPYQLASHFGFPAKFAVCLPSAPGQNGVIFFGEGPYLMNRGIDVSRKLTYTPLTIGRQGEYYINVQSVKINNKVVPLNTSLLPYSPKRGVGGTMISTTTPYTILQTSIFRALTQLLINQLQGVPQVKPVAPFGVCFDAKRFASNKAALTVSSIDLVLDNNRNIWRLYGHNVIVQPSPNVACLGFVDGGLRPQASIVIGALQLEDNLLQFDLTNSRLGFSSSLLSRRTSCSSFNFGKSSTGAEESTESTDEP; this is translated from the coding sequence ATGGCTTCTTTCCTTCCCAATTTGCTCCTACTCTTCTCTTGCTTTTCCCTTCTCATTTTCACGTCTGTGGCGACAGTAAAAACCCGACCCCAAATCCCCATCAAGCCGGATAAGCTTGTCCTCAAGGTGCAGAAAGATGGGGCAACCAATCTTCATGTGGCCCAAATTTACAAAAGAAACCCTCCAGTCCAATTCCCCTTTGTGGTTGACTTAAATGGAAGGTTCTTATCAGTCAATTGTGAGAACCAGTACTTGTCATCGGGCTACAATGCTCCGGTTTGCCACTCAACACAGTGTGCTAGAGCCAATCCTAATAGCCAGATGACATGCCGCACATGCAGCTCATCTAGAACCCCACTAGGGTGCCACTCCAACGCGTGTGGGCTCATGACCACAAACCCTGTGACTCGCCAAAGCGCTATGGGTGAGCTTGCTCAAGATGTCCTCTCAATCCCATCAACCCAAGGCTCAAGCCCTGGCCCAATGGTCCAAGTCCCTCAATTCCTCTTTGCATGTGCACCTTCAAATATTATGCAAAAAGGCCTACCCAAAAATGTTCAAGGTTTTGCTGGCCTAGGCCACTCCCCAATTTCCCTACCCTACCAACTAGCCTCCCACTTCGGCTTTCCAGCAAAATTTGCCGTGTGCCTCCCTTCTGCGCCTGGCCAGAATGGCGTCATTTTCTTCGGGGAAGGACCCTATCTCATGAACCGGGGCATCGACGTGTCGCGCAAGTTGACCTACACCCCACTGACCATAGGCAGGCAAGGAGAGTACTACATAAACGTTCAATCCGTCAAAATCAACAACAAGGTGGTTCCACTCAACACATCTCTCTTGCCCTACTCACCAAAACGAGGGGTTGGTGGGACAATGATCAGCACCACAACTCCCTACACAATCCTCCAAACCTCAATCTTTAGGGCACTCACTCAGCTTCTCATCAATCAGCTCCAAGGGGTGCCCCAAGTGAAACCAGTGGCGCCATTCGGGGTGTGTTTCGATGCGAAGAGATTCGCCAGCAACAAGGCAGCGCTTACGGTTTCTAGCATAGACCTTGTTCTAGACAACAACCGGAACATCTGGAGGCTGTATGGTCATAACGTTATCGTTCAGCCAAGTCCCAACGTGGCGTGTCTAGGGTTTGTGGATGGTGGGTTGAGGCCTCAGGCTTCGATCGTGATCGGAGCACTCCAGTTGGAGGATAATCTGCTgcagtttgatttgacgaactCAAGGTTGGGATTTAGCTCTTCGTTGTTGTCCCGCAGGACTAGTTGTTCCAGCTTCAACTTTGGCAAATCCTCCACTGGTGCTGAAGAATCTACCGAATCCACCGATGAACCATAA
- the LOC137745246 gene encoding signal peptidase complex subunit 3B-like, which yields MHSFGYRANALLTFAVTILALMCAMASISDNLNHPTPTTQVQVLNINWFQKQPNGNDEVSMTMNISADLQSLFTWNTKQVFVFLAAEYGTPKNSLNQISLWDGILPTKEHAKFWIHTSNKYRFIDQGTNLRGKEFNLTLHWHVMPKTGKMFADKIVMPGYRLPQEYR from the exons ATGCATTCGTTCGGGTACAGAGCCAATGCTCTGCTGACCTTCGCAGTTACAATTTTGGCCCTGATGTGCGCCATGGCCTCCATTTCCGATAATCTCAACCACCCCACTCCCACTACGCAAGTccag GTGCTGAATATTAATTGGTTTCAGAAGCAACCGAACGGGAACGACGAG GTCAGCATGACTATGAATATATCAGCAGACTTGCAGTCATTGTTTACATGGAATACAAAGCAG gtttttgtttttctagcCGCTGAGTATGGAACCCCAAAGAACTCACTGAATCAG ATCTCTCTTTGGGATGGTATCTTACCAACCAAGGAACATGCCAAGTTTTGGATTCATACTTCAAACAAGTACCGCTTCATTGATCAG GGAACCAATCTCCGGGGTAAAGAATTCAACTTGACATTGCACTGGCACGTCATGCCCAAGACGGGCAAAATGTTCGCTGACAAGATCGTCATGCCGGGATATCGCTTGCCACAGGAGTATAGATGA